cggcaagcgtttaaagagaaaaaaaaaacaaaaagccaaatgcatgaaaactgcatgcaaaaaacGCATAAAAAACACTGGTTTAAAAACGCTAAATGCATTGCAAAACGTGTCTGAAAAaagcatcaagcgcagccacataGATGTTTGTAGACTAAGTGAGCTTTTGAGGTGCACTTATTGGTTGGtgcattaaagttatgcacaCAGCAACATTACCAAACTAttattacacaaaacacatttgttTCTGTCTGCACTAGAGAAATTCAAACTGAAGCCAGCTGATTCAAGAGTTTTATTACGAGTTGCAATTCTATCTATTTTAGGCTTTTTAACTCCACCCTACCAATGTTCTAAAACTCCATTAAAGAGTAACttacccctctgggtgatctacagtaggtgtttgtgatattgtgtttttagcacgacagcattgcgctgattctcggcgacatggtgccgagatctcgcactcactggaatagtgacagcacatcccagcaagcgcgtcatagaagcgacgggagatccgacttggattcctgccaattctacacGTTTGCGgagtttgttatgaatcctgagggggaagtccccgccggattttaactaaaaatccggcatgggttcccccctcaggagcataccgggcccttaggtctgttatgggttgtaaggagagcccccctacgccgaaaaaaaacggcgtaggaggtccccctacaatccataccagacccgtatccaaagcacgctacccggccggccaggaagggagtggggacgagcgagcgccccccccctcctgagccgtaccaggctgcatgccctcaacatggggggtttgggtgctctggggtaggggggcgcactgcggcccccccacctcagagctccctgtccccatgttgatgaggacagggccccttcccgacaaccctggccgttggttgtcggggtatgcgggcgggaggcttatcggaatctgggagccccctttaataagggggcccccagataccggccccccaccctaagtgaatggatatggggtacatcgtacccctaaccattcacctgtaggaaaaatgtcaaagttaataaacacaccacacaagggtttttaaaataatttatttttctgctccggaggctccccctgtcttctttattagctcttttaccagggggagcttcttctttgacatcttcgggtgggtgggggccgccgtctggttctcttccaccgccaggggggggggggtcgcttttaaaaaagcccccaccccccggcgggtttcctccggcgtcttcggcgggggggcttcttcttccgctatcctgacgggtcttctccgctatccggggggtcttctcaactctccgggggtctccttctatgttcgccgctctccgctgttgactcagcgcaccccggttcttcctctcgctgtccggtgccttcttccgtgctgtacgtcttcttctccttccgtgctgtgagttcttcttccgtgctgtgacgtcatgttcttcacttctctccttctcctgatgttgacacgtcgcctttcctcgctgcaatgacaagtgcgtggcttgcatcggatttatatagacctcacaatcccatcatgctctggtacctacccatgtgggtaggtatcacatgggtaggtgtGTACGAGGACTCACTGTTAGGTATACATTTATTGATATTAATGTGGTGATTGCACTGTGGAGTGATAGccctcccagttgatggtggcttcacatgtggattctctgaccagaagtgcattctttgaaaaccaggagtttaaaacaggaGTTAagccaggagtcttcattatttttttcaatcattgacccagaacaagcttgcagctagtaaagttggaactcttgatatatagattcagcggtgcagcagacgctctcaccttagtctgctcaccccagggacagtgagagcaggacgctctcaaacgagtcggctctccccaggtatagtgcagccaggcagggtcctcccagctctcggctgctgcagacacagcacaaacaaccaggactcccatagtttaacacaggggtacatatccgccaccacaccccccccccctaggcaattgatccagggttgcaccgatggcccgttgaggggtcaggaaggaaatttttttccccggtcgctgcagattggcacagcaggcctggggtttttcgccttcctctggaccaatcggggagagaagactcaacgagtggcggctcacttggacagtcttccatccatcaccatataagacccccccaatcaacattacttccctgcatttttttctgcgaccatgggttacctaaaatactctgcagaaaccatccgggaactaaaaccatttgcctctatactcccagttgtcaccaaaaagctctaaggaatgagcgactgttgagaatcaatagacgatcaacagtcaaaaactacaCGCAGGTACCCAagcccaagcgcataatatgcgtTTTAGTCAACACAAGATCgtcagtaaaacaccgacaagaaatctatgatttcatccttcaacacgatctagactgcctcttcatcacagaaagctggctgacagccgactgcaacaccattctaacagaattggtgccagcaaattatcgcattcaaatgcaaaacagagtggggcaaagaggggggggcctggcggtgatccacaagactcacctctcgatcaccaaaccagtccttcaaaacttgcttccattcatggaaaccctcactctgcagctgcaaaccccaagatacggtccatatgctactttgctatagaccaccaggcccaaaaacgcaccttctcacgtcgttgacggaattcatctccacatataccctaaacatcaaacaccttttggtgcttggggatttcaacctctgggccaactcctcgctggaccctgtagccgacgcctgcatcgaccatctggaaggattaggtctgcagtaaCTAATACAAgaccccactcatgcctcaggccatacgctcgatctcattttcaaacaagatttggaaatcgacgtcctgggaaatgagccgcaaccatggaccgatcaccatgccatcaaattcacaatcaccaaaaacgcCAGCCCCAAAAAAAcccgacaaaaccggtgacaactcactggactacatctcagaagaagctccactcggaactcttcaaaccaacactagggaacaaaataaaaacaacccaacaaaaacaaacagccacataaacacttgacgccatcaacaaggcgctactacagtcagctgacttagtagcaccaaaacgcaaaacttgcatccggaaaaacaactccagctggtttaatgaccagctgacgttgctaaagcaagagcgtagaagagcagaagctgcgtggaaaaggtgttcttcagataaaaaccacaccatttacaagataataacaaagaaatatcataaagaaatcttcacggccaaaaaaaaaatcatttctccaacatcgtcgcaaatgcccttaaccgcccccgagaactcttcaagctggtcactcagactatgaatcctgcttgtttagagacccccaattctgattcacaagaattttggaACGAATTATTTCattaatcaaattgaaaaaatctgtgaaagtattcagcaaaatggaaccgtcaccaactcccaaatcacaaacctaatacccacataaatccgccgctatcaccaaaattcactctaaaacccatttccatcgatgccactaaaaatatcatcgagACTCTGCGTAATAACACAGcaccgaatgatatcatccccactaaactgctgaaagaaagtgccgatatactggcaccagctatcacgcagctcataaaccaatcattcaaggagggcatggtgcccaccttgctgaaacaaggtacaataaaaccaattctaaaaaaactaccctcgaccccaaacaaCCAGAGGCCCATAACccctctaaatgtcttctccaaggtaatggagaaagtagttgtacaacagctgcaactgcatttagacacccataaattaatcgacccgtttcaatcaggcttccgtccaggtcacggaacagaaacggcgctgctcaaaatataggatgacgctctagaggccgcagacgaaggagaatcttgtctcctgatactgctggacctaagcgcggcttttgacactgtagtccatggactactactggctagtctagctgaagtagccaaagtcgctgaaggtgttttaccctggttctcctccttcttggaaaaccgatcacaaatagtgaaactggggtctttcacttctgaaaaacgtacggtgtcatgcggagtccctcagggatctcccttattgtttaatatctatcttcgccttCTCTTTGAAATCAACAGtagccagaagttactttaccactcctatgcagacgacacacaactatttccgcatctgcaacaaaaaggatcattctcttggactagagaaatccctctctctaatagataactggatgacaaacagttattttaaactcaacggttccaaaacagaacttctcctgtttcacgctaaccggaaaaatcaccccgcgtcaacatggactcccccgcccgTTCTGGGCAAAACCAtcccccctagcaccaaagtcaaaagtctctgagtcattttcgacacctacatgacaatggatgcacaaatagggtcagtagtcagcggatcccaccatctgctgcgcctactacgcagactcacgccctttatcccaaaagaggacattgcaatcgtggtgggaacaatcaattccagacttgactatgcgaatgccctctatctaggactccccaaatagcttgtctgcaagtcgttcaaaatacggccgctcgacttgtgactggtaaaaaaacatgggaatcaatctcaccttcactgagatcccttcattggttgccagtaaaagacagaatcactttcaaggcactatgcctaatacataagtgtattcaaggaaacgccccccaatatctatgcgaaaaaacaaaagcccataaccccaatcacattctgcgatccaccaatcaaaacctactccaaatacccaaagccagatacaagtccaaaggagatcaaagatttgcagtccagggacctcggctgtggaatgcactaccaacaggagtcggaccacttggccttcaggagaaagattaaaacccatctcttctaaggtcaaggggttccttacccatgaaatggatacagcgcccagaggcgattcagtttgcatgtgcttcactttacaagtttctcactcactcactcatagctgcttttctttttcttttttaatagcgGTTTATTTTGATAAATAATAGAGTGGGGTTTTTGTACCCAATACCAGGCATAGACATGTTATTTCAGACTAGCATATGAAGTCTGTAAATGTGTAAATAAACAGTCCTCAACATCAGACATCTTACTATTGACTTATTTTATCATTAAATTAAAATTTCTTAAGGATGGTAAGAGAATTACTGCAGTCTGCTGCAGAAACTTCAGCTCCTATATTCCTTCATAGGCATGTTTCTAGAAAGCTTCCATATCATAGTAATTAATATTTTGAGAATAAAAAGGGGTGTTGGGGATGttgttatattaaccacttcccgcccggtcaatagcaaatTGATGTCTGGGAAGTGGTTTTGTTATCCGAcactattgacgtccagcaggataacatgccagcgTGTGCCCACGAGGGCGCACATGGCGGCGATCGAGAgtgtggcgtgtcagtctgacacctcgcatctccgatcgtgataagaagcctcttaccacgtgatcagctgtggccaATTAAGCTGGTAATcgcatgaaccaggaagtgccggtaaacggcatttctcggttcacactgacagggagagccaatctGCGGCTTTCCCTGttaggaggggggggtctgtccGGATAATCAGCACAGCAACCTCCAATGTACAAATCACCTACACGTAAGTGCCACAATAATAAAGTATGCAATTgctcaccacagtgccaatcactgcccagcagtaacacctgtcagtatctcatcatcagtgctgcccatcacagccgcctgtcagtgcccatcaattctacatatcagtgccaactcatcagtgcccgtcagtaaaGGGGATAACAAAATATTatgacaaactaaaaaaaaaaaaaaaaatttggtctttTTTGGTttgggcctccgacagtcatagagatgactagtgACCGGAAATCTCGATGATCCTCATGCGAGGCCGGCCGATTCATTCTCTGGgctcccgatggcacgggagagcccggagaagcaccagatggtggtgggaaggatgtcccttcccgccgcctataagaacgatcaagcggcggaactgccgctatgatcgctcTTATCGTGCACAGATTCACCGGTAGAAGAGACGGATATCTGAATGAtccctctagctgcaggcatcattcagatatccccccacaaagcccaggacgtcatatgacttccacccaggatgggagatcccatctgtggacgtcatatgactatggctgggtattaaagtggttaaatccGTTTAACATTTTTAGACAAATACTTGGTACAAAGAATGTATTGACTGTATTACCCCTGATATGCAAAACCATTTGTCATAGCGGTTTCTACTGTACAATTGCTGATACCACCTGGAACTACTACCAAGGCCAGTCCTTgtctattaggggggggggggtgatattcaCCTTGGACTGGTTTTGTGGTCAGGGAGGGCATTTGTggttcttaagctggccatacattatacaattttcttgttcaatctCCTTTaacaatgtagtgcaagggcctgcctgattgcatacaaatttcaaGTTGCTATTATATGGCAAGTCTAAAGAATAATTGGACAATGTATGGCCTTGGAATACATCTCAGATTATATCAGTGACCTTATTTTCACCAGCACTGATGTATACTAAATAAATATAGTCAAAACACAATACCACAAAAACGCATTAAAAGGcaacacctttttatttttttaactttagaagaaataaaaataaaaaaacaaaaaacagcagatGGTCACAACAATTTAGTCATTTTCAAAACCACATAAACCGTAAGTACAAAAGCACCACTAATTATTGCTATAGAAAATGGCATGGAAAAATTCATAAATGCACAGTAAAAAACAACATCACTATATGCACaagactttttttagttttgttttcttaAAAGCGATAAAAGTAGATATGTAATACAGCCTCAAACACACCCACTAGAGCTACTCTTGATATTCTTAAAACTTGCAGACAAAGAAATTGAAAATCAGCAAAGCATGAATAATGAAGAGGATAACGTTcatgtacattatatatatgtaaaagTTAAACTACCGTAGTcctaaaaaaattagcatttacaaaatacttgagaaaaatatttttttttcttaaagttctTCAAGAGGTACATAAAATCAACGAAAATTTCCATGACCAAGTTATTCTGTCTCATCATCCGCTGCTTCAGTTTTCTGTTCCTGGgttaaaaaggagaaaaaaataaaataaaaccaattAATGGCTGCAATGCACATAGACAACTTTAGCCTTTCTATTTTTAGCTCCTAACTCAACTAGAATAGCCAGCTAATATAAAGTGTGAAAAGAGAGCGTCTTAGAGGATAAAAATACTGTCCATTGTCACTTGGTGCACTCTCATTGGACAAACCCAAGAAGCCTTACCTGAAAGCTTCATTTTCCACACAGAAAAAAGAACCACACTGCTAGCTCTCTATGCACTGCACACAAACATGATCTACCGTACCCTTCACTTTAACTGTTTCAATCTGCCCTTTAATTGACAGTGTGCTGGGCAGGGCACCTCTGGATGTGGAAACATTAACAGTTGAGCGAGAGATGTGAATCTGTAATAATATCATGGGCAATAAAAAGAAGGATTATGAACATGCAGTCCAATGGTTGTACAGCTAATTAAAAACACTACCACTGATTCAATCTTTGAAATGTACCTCATCGGCTCTATTTTCACCATTTTCAGAGGGAGCAGTACCTTCCTTTCCAGCTTCTTGTTTGTCTTCCTTCTTCCCTTTAGCACCTTTGTTTGCCTTTGTGGCTGGCTCCTTCTGCAAAGGAAAAGTGGAAAATGCACGTTAAATACATGAATCAATCATGTTCAAACAGCAAA
The sequence above is drawn from the Rana temporaria chromosome 4, aRanTem1.1, whole genome shotgun sequence genome and encodes:
- the HMGN3 gene encoding high mobility group nucleosome-binding domain-containing protein 3 isoform X2 gives rise to the protein MPKRKSPEGAEGKDSGKVTKQEPTRRSARLSAKPASSKPDAKPKKPAAKKEPATKANKGAKGKKEDKQEAGKEGTAPSENGENRADEEQKTEAADDETE
- the HMGN3 gene encoding high mobility group nucleosome-binding domain-containing protein 3 isoform X1, with amino-acid sequence MPKRKSPEGAEGKDSGKVTKQEPTRRSARLSAKPASSKPDAKPKKPAAKKEPATKANKGAKGKKEDKQEAGKEGTAPSENGENRADEIHISRSTVNVSTSRGALPSTLSIKGQIETVKVKGTEN